From Carettochelys insculpta isolate YL-2023 chromosome 22, ASM3395843v1, whole genome shotgun sequence, one genomic window encodes:
- the LOC142024604 gene encoding LOW QUALITY PROTEIN: uncharacterized protein LOC142024604 (The sequence of the model RefSeq protein was modified relative to this genomic sequence to represent the inferred CDS: inserted 1 base in 1 codon) — MADRGDRMTANGGAGRGNSKARGTGLQQRTLVAGAAAGASASASPWSRPGRPVVRRLRLVLPHARPRPPAAVPGEKPNICPDCGRSFQKPSSLIYHQRTHTGEKPFHCSDCGKRFSCSSSLKSHCRIHTGETPYNCSDCGKRFRDRSNLVTHKRIHTGEKPFHCSECGKSFRQSSGLIGHQRTHTGEKPFHCSDCGKSFRRRSHLLTHQVTHRREKPYHCTACGKGFSSSANLVKHQKIRXGEKPFNCFESGRRFSDVSGLEYHLRIHTRGKPFLCSDCGKSFSQRSYLVQHQKTHTGDKPFRCSDCGKSFLWHSSLKSHCRIHTEERPYNCPDCEKKYRWRSQLVAHQRSHTGEKPFICSECGKRFSCSSNLKSHYRIHTGETPYSCPDCGKSFRQRSNLVTQRRSHTREKPFKCSDCRKSFCQRSALIHWRTHTGEKPFHCSDCGKRFIQRSSLDLHQKTHTGEKPFPCSNCGKRFSQCSSLIHHQRTHLGEKPFTCSKCGTSFCQH; from the exons ATGGCGGATCGGGGAGACAGGATGACGGCCAatgggggagcggggcggggcaatTCGAAGGCGCGCGGgactgggctgcagcagaggacGCTGGTTGCG ggaGCCGCCGCCGGCGCCAGCGCCAGCGCCTCCCCCTGGTCCCGGCCGGGCCGCCCCGTTGTCCGGCGGCTGCGCCTCGTCCTGCCGCAcgcgcggccccgccccccggcagcgGTGCCTG gagagaagcccaataTCTGCCCTGACTGCGGGAGAAGCTTCCAAAAGCCCTCAAGTCTTATTTatcaccagagaacccacacaggagagaaacccttccactgctctgactgtgggaaacgcttctcatgctcctcaagtcttaaaagtcattgcagaatccacacaggagagacaccttataactgctctgactgtgggaaaaggttcagagacaggtcaaaccttgttacacataagagaatccacacaggagagaaacccttccactgctctgagtgtgggaaaagttttcgTCAGAGCTCAGGTCTTATtggtcatcagagaacccacacaggagagaaacccttccactgctctgactgtgggaaaagctttcggcgaCGCTCACACCTTCTCACTCATCAGGTAACTCACAGAAgagagaaaccctatcactgcactgcctgtgggaaaggcttcagcagcagtgcaaaccTCGTTAAACATCAGAAAATCC ACGGGGAGAAACCTTTCAACTGCTTTGAGTCCGGGAGAAGGTTTAGTGACGTTTCTGGCCTTGAATATCATCTGAGAATCCACACCCGGGGaaaaccctttctctgctctgattgcgggaaaagcttcagtcaacgctcatatcttgttcagcatcagaaaacccacaccggggacaaacccttccgctgctctgactgtggcaaaagcttcTTGTGGCACTCAagccttaaaagtcattgcagaatccacacagaggagagaccttataactgccctgactgtgAGAAAAAGTACAGATGGAGATCACAGcttgttgctcatcagagaagccacacaggagagaaacccttcatctgctctgagtgtgggaaacgcttctcatgctcctcaaatCTTAAAAGTCActacagaatccacacaggagagacaccttatagctgccctgactgtgggaaaagtttcagacaGAGGTCAAACCTTGTTACTCAGAGGAGAAGCCACAcaagagagaaacccttcaagTGCTCTGACTGtaggaaaagcttttgtcagcgcTCAGCTCTTATTCATtggagaacccacactggagagaaacccttccactgttctgactgtgggaaaaggttcataCAGAGGTCAAGCCTTGATTTACATCAGaaaacccacacaggagagaaacccttcccctgctccaacTGTGGGAAAAGATTTTCTCAGTGCTCCAGTCTTAttcatcatcagagaacccacctTGGAGAGAAACCTTTCACCTGCTCCAAGTGTGGGACAAGTTTTTGTCAGCACTAA